The Gossypium hirsutum isolate 1008001.06 chromosome D02, Gossypium_hirsutum_v2.1, whole genome shotgun sequence region cttaatgattgcagcttaatcttgaataaggaaataaaatcaaattggtaagggttaacatgtcttgttaaggaagcatttagtctaattgtgctatcataatagttgttgagattaatttgaacgatatgtatacttaagtagcataactaaaaaatttcttgtttttgagcataagtatattaaattcataattctgggaagaatgttattctgaagaaatttttcaaaggtgttttctaagtaattctttttaatttgtgcattactcgggacgagcaatgaattaagtttgggggtgtggaaacacagaaatttacacatttttacataccctttttaacataaaatcatacagtttcgataaaattcttgttaaaaaataattaatttttacaaaataattaaagtgcacttaaaatatgaacatgttgaattttagttaattttataattaattttgatgaattttgattattttcgacagatttgcacaaatggcGAAatatggctcggcagacactgttagaagcacaaaaccgagaagcaatttgaagtatcaagacGAAAAAAAatttagcctaagacggtccaaaattatatgtattaatttataatataattaattttaatttatatcaaatttaattggggttaataaattattattaattaattatgaaaaagtggtccagttgaactaaaccgagtgaaccgaactgaccaagaaatggacagcccaaaaatcgtctcaagagctgacccaaatcagcttattagctaattatttaagcttgcaaagaggcccttgaagacttgttcaagttgcattcaaacccctccacaaatgGTGGCTTTATAGAATTGCCCCAAGCCTAATTTAGCAAAGTtaaaactatcaaccttgccacatgtgtggccagccaagggagggctatttggctgataattttagctatttttagtagccctcctcagctataaaaaaccccttaggctggtcattttaAAAACACACCttaagcattcacatctttcctctcttttctccactttctctctttttgttccattccataattcccttgctctcttgccgatttctcctaTTGGAAAATGGGcattcatcagctatttggagcagcaattaagtgttcataccagccttggtcgacgaggacaacgaagaaggaagaacggagcaactagtcaagccacggaaaaacaccggatttgattcttattccctatcttttttaatttttgttgttgttatgctgaacatatctatgaatatttatgttgttggaatggttaacttaatcaatttagcttgaatctaattcgtgttaggttgattgcatttcgtttgttaaaattattaaaattgtgttatgttgttataggcctcggtaagatgcttgattaagtaaaatcatgactaagttattcttgctttacaattgttaggtaactaatgaattaattatttaaacggattgaaattgtaattaatggacacagtacttaatcagtgcatgtttaatcatctaaggtagctaagggttagattagcaacggtatctgaccatacatttgccttgcataacttgcaagattattgtgattaaactgtttcaaggtaaggatactttgttaccttaCATAGTCTTTTacgtgcttattaaatcgagttaattgtttgaattgacatagggatatgtacaagagattatttcgattcaataagtatgtatgtgcaataacatattggcctattaagatttatttaatcggttgaattgacatagggatatagtcaagaaataaatagattttggtaggtgagtatgttcataagttagcaaattaccgagttaccatgaacttattcgtaacaatataaacatgagtttaataattttaagttaagaaatgtaattaatccaacacaattacgtcatcttgattaaaatcgtattttgaaatcgtgcatttgagatttatttatttagttcatttagtttaaaatcttagttttgaatcaccctcttcaaacaaaatatttttcttcaccaaagtgttttaaatagcattcataaataattcttttcacagtctctgtaggtacgataactcgacatttacttgtcactttattacttgttgcgattgtgtacacttgcacatttccgtcgttccactTACCCAAGGCTTGACTCGTTTTTTAAACGGACCTTATTcttttgtccaaacccatttttcgggcctatatttttgcctaaacccttCTACATTTTGAGCGGGCCTTCGGACTGAGCCGAATAGTCCGACCTATGAACAGGTCTAGTGCAATGCACCAAACTAAGAGTTGAATCATTACATCATACAACATGCTTCTGCATAATAACAATTATGGCCTTTTTATGGATCAAAAATCATTCTCCAATTGAACTGATCGGTTTATATTCAGCCACAATACACTTTTCAACAAAGTCAAAAGTTGTAAACTCTCCTTCATCTAAAACTTTAATGGCAACTTTTTCAATAATAGCTGGAGAGGATAAAATTTGGTCGAAGAATATTATAAGGGGAAGATGATTAATTCTTTGCATACTGagaattaaaaatcattttcattGAATCTTTACAATTGAAACAGGATTTAGTAAAATGAATGACCAGATCTTGCATACTGAAACCTGAAAATGGCTGgttctaaaagaaaatttatacatAATCACTTCGGTACATCagctaaaagaaaagaaaagaaaaactcagaATACCCAGTTGCAGGTAAACTATGCACTTCGAGAGCATGATAAGCCAATATGAAGAGGTACATTTTACAGACTGCCGCCACTGCAAACATCTACTTTACAAATAAAAAAGATCAGGATTAGCCTTGAATTTCATGTTCATTTCACCATATGATGATTGTTTGCAGGCCTTGATTTCCTATTAATCGAGTAGCATTGCTACCTTATCCCTGAGTGTGCACTTCTTCTTTGTCAAAGGGACTGTTTCTTCTTTAACATCATTCTGACTTCCCTTTCCTAATTCCTTGGAAAATGTCAGATCCCTCCTTACGAATTCAGTCCTCTTTTCATCCACAGGTTTCTTTAATAAAGGACCTAAAAACAGATCCAGCATGTCGTGAGCAGGATCTCCTGTTCTGCTGGTATTGATCAAATGTTTGTCACCTTTCGGACTTTCAGTTAAATCATAAGTTGTTTCATCAACAGGCGATTTTCGGTTACCATCAATGGCAATAAGAGAACTTTCTGACTTGGCTTTGGGAGAGGCTATAGTTGATAATTGCTTTCCAAATTCACAATCCCCAGTTGATAGTTCTTGCAGCCCTATGTCTTTATCAGCTTTGACATACTgtaattacataaataatatcaAACTGAGATCTTTATTGCAAATTTAAAGACAAGAAGAAACCCTTAAAGTTTTCAACAAGTTTAACTACCTCTTTAGCGATGCTTAACAAATCTTCTGGACTCAGTTCTTCCTCATCATCCTCAATCGGAGATGGGGTTTTACTATCTTTTCCGCTTCTCAATCTAacatttgttttgtttctttgcCGATGAGAAGGTTCCTGAATTTGTTTTTCCCGAAGACCAATACTCATTTTCACCGGGGAAGCATTTTCACTATCACATGGTACGTCTTGTTGACAAATTTTCCTTTTCCTCCTCTTGGTTTCACCTTTTTCAATAGGCTCGGAAGCTTTTCTAGACTGTTTTCTGGGCTTAAAATTTCCAGAGATAAATTCATCTCCAACCTCTTGGACTTTATCACTCTTATCCCGGTCGCCGCTAGGTGTACTTGCTTTACCTTGCATCCATGGCGGCAATCGCCGTCGAGTTCCCTCACCACCAGCAACTTCAACCatttattcttcttcttccttaTTATCTGCTATAAATCGTTTCTAAAATCTCCAGAACCCTTAGCCCATCTGCTGTACAAAGGGAAAAACTTAAAACCAACAAAAGGAAAACTCCACTAAAACACAAAAATAGAACAAATCTTAGGAACAGTTTCATGAAAGAAATGGTTCTTTCAACAATTGAAAACATAAAAAGCAAAACAATGAAAATTAAAACGTTAACAGATacacaaaaattcaaattagtATGAGCATTCAATTCcgttattttcttctctttttttcaaaTATTCTTCCTACAGTAAAAGAGGGGAAAAAAAGCTGGATAAATTGAAAGCGTTGATCAAGAATCAAAGATAACTAGGATATTAGAAGACTTACAATGAAACTGAATGAAAAcaagattaaaatataaaaaagaatggaaaatcatACTGTCTTAAGGGCTTCTACGTACCTTAGCCCCGCCATCGACAACATCCAAGAGTAAAATCAACAGATTCCGATCACTTCTTAGATTTCTACGGC contains the following coding sequences:
- the LOC107909974 gene encoding uncharacterized protein, whose protein sequence is MVEVAGGEGTRRRLPPWMQGKASTPSGDRDKSDKVQEVGDEFISGNFKPRKQSRKASEPIEKGETKRRKRKICQQDVPCDSENASPVKMSIGLREKQIQEPSHRQRNKTNVRLRSGKDSKTPSPIEDDEEELSPEDLLSIAKEYVKADKDIGLQELSTGDCEFGKQLSTIASPKAKSESSLIAIDGNRKSPVDETTYDLTESPKGDKHLINTSRTGDPAHDMLDLFLGPLLKKPVDEKRTEFVRRDLTFSKELGKGSQNDVKEETVPLTKKKCTLRDKVAMLLD